Proteins encoded by one window of Clostridium perfringens:
- a CDS encoding adenine deaminase: MQVELIIKNLKVYNSYFKKFIKSDVLINKGKFLHIGKGYEDRLWSENVIDGEGKYIIPGLIDIHMHIESSMTIPREFSKAAIKHGVTTVVADPHEIANVFGIRGIEEFIKFKGNLDIFYGIPSSVPSTSSSLETTGEKITHNEVKRLLEYDNIICLGEVMNFKDLIEDDDSNINKIINISKEKNIPLEGHCPKIQGVDLSLYIYRGVNGDHTQQSVGSLQEKIQNGMFIEMQHKSMTLENIKFLIENNLYEHFALVTDDVMADKLVKGHLDEILKEAVKLGMSIENAIYASTYTPARRMNLLDRGTIAPGKLADFILLDSIEDFNIYEVYKNGEMVFNRDKGLKEEFFEDKSKLDYRFYNSIELNNITKESLEVKVPNKYKNKVNCRTMKVLKNTTFTEEGEVTLNVYNNILQWEKSSCALIAVFERYGKNNNISFGLVEGEIIKEGAIATTWAHDHHNLMVMGRNISDMTIAANEVINSRGGYVVSKNNEVIAKLELPIGGIISDEPIEIIGEKLGEVRSAMRDLGYNHMNEIMSFSTLSLPVSPALKITDKGLIDVKKGSIVSLFK, from the coding sequence ATGCAAGTAGAATTAATTATTAAAAATTTAAAGGTATATAATAGTTATTTTAAAAAATTCATAAAAAGTGATGTCTTAATAAATAAGGGGAAATTTCTTCATATAGGGAAAGGATATGAAGATAGATTATGGTCTGAAAATGTAATAGATGGGGAAGGCAAATATATAATTCCTGGATTAATAGATATACACATGCATATAGAGAGTTCTATGACTATTCCAAGGGAATTTTCTAAGGCGGCAATAAAACATGGGGTCACTACAGTAGTAGCTGATCCTCATGAAATTGCTAATGTTTTTGGGATAAGAGGTATAGAAGAATTTATTAAATTTAAGGGGAATCTAGATATATTTTATGGCATACCTAGCTCAGTACCTTCAACTTCAAGTTCACTAGAGACAACAGGGGAGAAAATAACTCACAATGAGGTAAAAAGATTATTAGAGTATGATAATATTATTTGTCTTGGAGAAGTAATGAACTTTAAAGACTTAATAGAAGATGATGATTCTAATATAAATAAAATAATAAATATAAGTAAAGAAAAAAATATACCTTTAGAAGGGCATTGTCCTAAAATACAAGGAGTAGATTTATCACTTTATATTTATAGAGGGGTTAATGGGGATCATACTCAGCAGTCAGTTGGATCCCTTCAAGAAAAAATTCAAAATGGTATGTTTATAGAGATGCAACATAAATCAATGACATTAGAGAATATAAAATTTTTGATTGAAAATAATTTATATGAGCATTTTGCATTAGTAACAGATGATGTAATGGCAGATAAATTAGTTAAGGGGCATCTTGATGAGATTTTAAAGGAAGCCGTAAAGCTTGGAATGTCTATAGAGAATGCAATATATGCATCTACATATACACCAGCTAGAAGAATGAATCTTTTAGATAGAGGAACAATTGCACCTGGAAAGCTAGCAGATTTTATATTGTTAGATAGTATAGAAGATTTTAATATATATGAAGTTTATAAAAATGGGGAAATGGTTTTTAATAGAGATAAGGGGTTAAAAGAAGAGTTTTTTGAAGATAAAAGCAAATTAGATTATAGATTTTATAATAGTATAGAATTAAATAATATTACTAAAGAAAGTTTAGAGGTTAAAGTACCAAATAAGTATAAAAATAAAGTAAATTGTAGAACTATGAAAGTCTTAAAGAATACTACTTTTACAGAAGAGGGAGAAGTAACTTTAAATGTTTATAATAATATTTTACAATGGGAAAAGAGTAGCTGTGCATTAATTGCTGTTTTTGAGAGATATGGTAAAAATAATAATATATCTTTTGGATTAGTAGAAGGAGAAATTATAAAAGAGGGAGCAATAGCAACTACTTGGGCTCATGATCATCATAACCTTATGGTAATGGGAAGAAATATTAGTGATATGACTATAGCGGCTAATGAGGTTATAAATTCTAGGGGAGGATATGTAGTCTCAAAAAATAATGAAGTAATTGCTAAATTAGAGTTACCAATAGGTGGAATAATCAGTGATGAACCTATTGAAATCATAGGAGAAAAGCTAGGGGAAGTTAGGAGTGCCATGAGAGATTTAGGATATAATCATATGAATGAAATTATGTCATTTAGCACTTTATCTTTACCTGTTAGTCCTGCATTAAAGATAACAGATAAAGGGTTAATAGATGTTAAAAAAGGTAGTATTGTTTCTTTATTCAAATAA
- a CDS encoding amidohydrolase has product MSKIVTLIKNVTVITMNEHKEIIENGLVVFEKNKIVYVGTDVRTEEKLKRSGYKVEVIDGEEGILMPGMINCHTHGSMVPFRSLADDCKDRLKRYLFPLEQRLVDKELTYIGAKYAIAEMLLGGVTTFCDMYYFEDEVAKAAKELNMRGVLCETIVDFPSPDSEKAFGGIDYSIKFIEKWKNDDLITPGIAPHAPYTNTEESLKEAYKISKKYDVPITMHLAEMDYELEEYKNKYNLTPVSYLDKLGVLDSNFIAAHAVLVNEEDIEILKKNNVNISHNIGANSKGAKGIAPILKMREKGINIGLGTDGPMSGNTLDILSQMSQVGKIHKLFNKDRTLLPSIDLIEMGTIGGAKVLGIDKEVGSIEVGKKADLTLIETKSVNMQPIYDYYATIVYSANPSNVELVVVDGKIVVKDKKLVSASFSEVRKDLLGLTEKIKKISKEL; this is encoded by the coding sequence ATGAGTAAAATAGTAACTTTAATAAAAAATGTTACAGTTATTACTATGAATGAACATAAAGAAATTATAGAAAATGGTTTAGTTGTTTTTGAAAAAAATAAAATAGTATATGTTGGAACTGATGTAAGGACAGAAGAAAAATTAAAAAGAAGTGGATATAAAGTTGAGGTAATAGATGGTGAAGAGGGAATATTAATGCCAGGTATGATAAATTGTCATACTCATGGGTCTATGGTTCCTTTTAGAAGTTTAGCTGACGATTGTAAGGATAGATTAAAGAGATATTTATTTCCTTTAGAACAAAGATTAGTTGATAAAGAATTGACTTATATAGGAGCAAAGTATGCTATAGCAGAAATGTTATTAGGTGGAGTAACTACCTTTTGTGATATGTATTATTTTGAAGATGAGGTAGCGAAAGCTGCTAAAGAATTAAATATGAGAGGAGTGCTTTGTGAGACAATAGTAGATTTTCCTTCGCCAGATTCAGAAAAGGCTTTTGGAGGGATAGATTATTCCATAAAATTTATAGAAAAATGGAAAAATGATGATTTGATAACTCCAGGAATAGCTCCTCATGCACCTTATACAAATACAGAGGAATCATTAAAGGAAGCATATAAAATTAGTAAAAAATATGATGTTCCTATAACTATGCATTTAGCAGAAATGGACTATGAGTTAGAGGAATATAAAAATAAATATAATCTTACTCCAGTTTCTTATTTAGATAAGCTTGGGGTTTTAGACTCTAATTTTATAGCGGCCCATGCAGTTTTAGTTAATGAAGAAGATATAGAAATTTTAAAGAAGAATAATGTTAATATATCTCATAATATAGGGGCAAATTCTAAAGGCGCTAAAGGAATAGCACCAATATTAAAGATGAGAGAAAAAGGAATAAATATTGGACTTGGAACAGATGGTCCTATGAGTGGAAATACTTTAGATATATTAAGCCAGATGTCACAAGTGGGAAAAATTCATAAATTATTTAATAAAGATAGAACTTTACTACCATCAATAGATTTAATAGAAATGGGAACCATAGGTGGAGCTAAAGTTTTAGGAATTGATAAAGAAGTTGGATCTATAGAGGTTGGTAAAAAAGCTGATTTAACTTTAATAGAAACAAAATCAGTAAATATGCAACCTATATATGATTATTATGCAACAATAGTATATTCTGCTAATCCTAGTAATGTAGAATTAGTAGTTGTTGATGGTAAGATTGTTGTTAAGGATAAAAAATTAGTAAGTGCTAGCTTTTCTGAAGTAAGAAAAGATTTACTAGGTTTAACAGAGAAAATAAAGAAAATTTCTAAAGAACTTTAG